One Sphingomonas sabuli genomic region harbors:
- a CDS encoding NADH-quinone oxidoreductase subunit A, translated as MASAAVAYLPILLFLLVALGLSGAFVVLPMIVSRFTGAHAPDPQKLAEYECGFPAFEDSRSQFDVRFYLVAILFIVFDLEAAFLFPWAVSLAGTGLAGWGAMMIFLAELALGLAYAWKKGALSWE; from the coding sequence TTGGCAAGCGCTGCCGTCGCCTATCTGCCGATCCTGCTGTTCCTGCTGGTCGCGCTCGGCCTGTCGGGCGCCTTCGTCGTGCTGCCGATGATCGTATCGCGATTCACCGGGGCCCATGCGCCCGATCCGCAGAAACTGGCCGAATATGAATGCGGCTTCCCGGCGTTCGAGGACAGCCGTTCGCAGTTCGACGTCCGCTTCTACCTCGTCGCCATCTTGTTCATTGTCTTCGACCTCGAAGCCGCGTTCCTGTTCCCCTGGGCCGTCAGCCTGGCCGGAACCGGTCTGGCCGGGTGGGGCGCGATGATGATCTTCCTGGCCGAACTGGCGCTTGGTCTTGCCTATGCGTGGAAGAAGGGAGCGCTGTCGTGGGAGTAA
- a CDS encoding inositol monophosphatase family protein: MVSHSGLITVMQRAARKAAPRMRRDFGEVEHLQVSRKGPADFVSMADKRAEQTVVDELRHARPDWGLLLEEGGEIAGNPDKPRWVVDPIDGTSNFLHSIPHFAVSIAVQEPVPGGKGWKDVTAGIVYQPLTDEAFWAEKGSGAWLDDRRLRVSARRDLSEALVATGIPYKGHGNLKRWDKILDAVSPEVAGIRRFGSAALDMAWVAAGRFDGFWEEDLKFWDIAAGIILVKEAGGFVSDFRGADTGLANGQVLAANDQLHSKLHKLVGGSLR, from the coding sequence ATGGTTTCCCATTCCGGCCTGATCACCGTCATGCAGCGCGCCGCCCGCAAGGCGGCGCCGCGCATGCGCCGCGACTTCGGCGAGGTCGAGCATCTGCAGGTCAGCCGCAAGGGGCCGGCCGACTTCGTGTCGATGGCCGACAAGCGCGCCGAACAGACGGTGGTCGACGAACTTCGCCATGCGCGGCCGGATTGGGGCCTGTTGCTGGAAGAAGGCGGGGAGATCGCCGGCAACCCGGACAAGCCGCGCTGGGTCGTCGACCCGATCGACGGCACGTCCAACTTTCTGCACTCCATCCCGCATTTCGCGGTCTCGATCGCGGTGCAGGAGCCGGTTCCGGGCGGCAAGGGCTGGAAGGACGTCACCGCCGGCATCGTCTACCAGCCGCTGACCGACGAGGCTTTCTGGGCGGAAAAGGGCAGCGGCGCGTGGCTCGACGACCGGCGTCTTCGCGTGTCGGCCCGGCGCGACCTGTCGGAAGCGCTGGTCGCAACGGGTATTCCCTACAAGGGGCACGGCAACCTTAAACGGTGGGACAAGATCCTCGACGCGGTCTCGCCGGAAGTGGCCGGTATCCGCCGTTTCGGCTCCGCCGCGCTCGACATGGCGTGGGTCGCCGCCGGCCGTTTCGACGGCTTCTGGGAAGAAGACCTCAAATTCTGGGACATCGCCGCCGGGATCATCCTGGTGAAGGAAGCGGGCGGCTTCGTCAGCGACTTTCGCGGCGCGGACACCGGCCTTGCCAATGGGCAGGTGCTGGCCGCCAACGACCAGCTCCATTCCAAGCTGCACAAGCTGGTCGGCGGATCGCTGCGCTAG
- a CDS encoding complex I 24 kDa subunit family protein: MAANRPVEDPEVLAKFKDFAWTGDYAQKAKVAIGKYPEGRQASAVLPLLDLAQRQVGEATGTQGWLPIPVMEFVGRELGMPFIRVLEVASFYTMYNLAPVGKYHVQVCGTTPCMLRGSDDVLAACYKRGLEKGHTTADGLFTLTEVECLGACANAPMVQINDDNYEDLTEASMAAILDALAAGKTPPPGPQVDRQTSAPEGGPTSLKKMTERNYDYRSQWADSAPAGGEA, encoded by the coding sequence ATGGCGGCAAACCGGCCCGTTGAAGACCCCGAGGTGCTGGCGAAGTTCAAGGACTTCGCCTGGACCGGCGACTACGCTCAGAAAGCGAAGGTCGCGATCGGGAAGTATCCGGAAGGGCGGCAGGCCTCTGCCGTCCTGCCTCTGCTCGACCTTGCCCAGCGCCAGGTCGGCGAAGCGACGGGTACGCAGGGCTGGTTGCCGATCCCGGTGATGGAATTCGTCGGCCGCGAGCTCGGTATGCCGTTCATTCGCGTGCTGGAGGTCGCCAGCTTCTACACCATGTACAACCTGGCCCCGGTCGGGAAATATCACGTCCAGGTGTGCGGCACGACGCCCTGCATGCTGCGCGGGTCCGACGACGTTCTCGCCGCCTGTTACAAGCGCGGGCTGGAAAAGGGCCACACCACCGCCGACGGCCTGTTCACGCTGACCGAAGTGGAATGCCTTGGCGCCTGCGCCAATGCGCCGATGGTCCAGATCAACGACGACAATTACGAGGATCTCACCGAAGCCAGCATGGCCGCGATCCTCGACGCGCTGGCCGCCGGCAAGACACCGCCGCCGGGCCCGCAGGTCGATCGGCAGACCAGCGCGCCGGAAGGCGGCCCGACCAGCCTCAAGAAGATGACCGAGCGCAACTACGACTATCGCTCGCAATGGGCGGATTCGGCGCCGGCCGGAGGCGAGGCATGA
- the nuoG gene encoding NADH-quinone oxidoreductase subunit NuoG gives MPKVTVDGVEIEVPQGATVLQACELAGKEIPRFCYHERLSIAGNCRMCLVEVAPGPPKPQASCALPAADGQAIRTDSAMVKKAREGVMEFLLINHPLDCPICDQGGECDLQDQAMAYGRSFSRYDENKRAVDDKYMGPVIKTAMTRCIQCTRCVRFAEEVAGVPEIGMLYRGEDAQITTYLESAVTSEMAGNLADVCPVGALLQKPQLFEARPWELRRVPAIDVMDAVGSNIQLDVRQRQVMRILPRVHEDVNEEWISDRTRHHADALVRNRLDRPWVREGGKLREADWTEALRIFADKLKDAGSSVAAIAGDLVDAETMYAAKALLAGLGSTLLEGRQTGLDYDVTNLGSVNFNSTIGGIEQADAVLLIGSNPRWEAPLVATRLRKVAKKGGKIFAVGPDVDMAMPVEFLGDDLKVLGKLPKHVAEAFAKAERPAVIIGAGGLAAGAFGAALALVDTLGLIKGDWNGFNVLHTSASRMAGLMLGYGQGGGLATVEKAKPAVAILLGADEMPAARLAGAFKVYIGHHGDNGARQADLVLPGAAYTEKHGTYVNTEGRVQRGEKALFPPGEAREDWTIFRAVSDLLGKPLQFDTFAQLRAAMVEAVPALGTDGLVKFDFAPPELDSKASGTVGYAVKDFYLTNAVTRASPTMHICSQEILHGQVETLEAAE, from the coding sequence ATGCCCAAGGTTACCGTCGACGGCGTTGAAATCGAGGTCCCGCAGGGCGCTACCGTCCTGCAGGCGTGCGAGCTGGCGGGGAAGGAAATTCCCCGCTTCTGCTATCACGAACGCCTCAGCATCGCGGGCAATTGCCGGATGTGCCTGGTCGAGGTCGCGCCCGGCCCGCCCAAGCCGCAGGCAAGCTGCGCGTTGCCCGCCGCCGACGGCCAGGCCATCCGGACCGACAGCGCGATGGTCAAGAAGGCGCGCGAAGGGGTGATGGAGTTCCTGCTCATCAATCACCCGCTCGACTGCCCGATCTGCGACCAGGGCGGCGAATGCGACCTGCAGGACCAGGCGATGGCTTATGGCCGCAGCTTCTCGCGCTATGACGAGAACAAGCGGGCGGTCGACGACAAATATATGGGCCCGGTCATTAAGACCGCGATGACCCGCTGCATCCAGTGCACGCGCTGCGTCCGCTTTGCCGAGGAAGTCGCCGGAGTGCCGGAAATCGGCATGCTCTATCGCGGCGAGGACGCGCAGATCACCACCTACCTCGAAAGCGCGGTGACCAGCGAGATGGCCGGCAACCTGGCCGACGTCTGCCCCGTCGGTGCGCTGCTGCAGAAGCCGCAATTGTTCGAGGCCCGGCCGTGGGAGCTGCGGCGGGTACCCGCGATCGACGTGATGGACGCGGTCGGCTCCAACATCCAGCTCGACGTCCGCCAGCGGCAGGTGATGCGGATCCTCCCGCGCGTCCATGAGGACGTCAACGAGGAATGGATTTCCGACCGGACCCGCCACCATGCCGACGCGCTGGTGCGCAACCGGCTCGACCGGCCGTGGGTGCGCGAAGGCGGCAAGCTGCGCGAGGCGGACTGGACTGAGGCGCTGCGCATCTTTGCCGACAAGCTCAAGGATGCGGGCAGCAGCGTCGCGGCGATTGCTGGCGACCTCGTCGACGCGGAAACCATGTACGCGGCCAAGGCGCTGCTCGCCGGACTGGGCTCGACCCTGCTCGAAGGACGGCAGACCGGGCTGGACTATGACGTCACCAATCTCGGGTCGGTCAACTTCAACTCCACCATCGGCGGCATCGAACAGGCTGACGCGGTCCTTCTGATCGGCAGCAATCCGCGCTGGGAAGCGCCGCTGGTTGCGACCCGCCTGCGCAAGGTGGCGAAAAAGGGCGGCAAGATTTTCGCCGTCGGACCCGACGTCGACATGGCAATGCCGGTCGAATTCCTCGGCGACGACCTGAAGGTGCTGGGCAAGCTTCCCAAACATGTCGCCGAAGCCTTTGCAAAGGCGGAGCGTCCGGCGGTCATCATCGGCGCCGGCGGGCTTGCCGCCGGGGCGTTTGGGGCCGCGCTGGCGCTGGTCGACACGCTTGGCCTGATCAAGGGCGACTGGAACGGCTTCAACGTCCTCCACACCTCCGCGTCGCGGATGGCCGGACTGATGCTCGGCTACGGGCAGGGCGGGGGGCTGGCGACAGTCGAGAAAGCCAAACCGGCGGTCGCGATCCTGCTTGGTGCCGACGAAATGCCGGCCGCCCGGCTGGCGGGTGCGTTCAAGGTCTACATCGGTCACCACGGTGACAATGGCGCGCGGCAGGCGGACCTGGTGCTGCCGGGCGCGGCCTACACCGAAAAGCACGGTACCTACGTCAATACCGAAGGCCGGGTGCAGCGCGGCGAAAAGGCTTTGTTCCCGCCGGGCGAGGCGCGCGAGGACTGGACGATCTTCCGCGCGGTCTCGGACCTGCTTGGCAAACCGTTGCAATTCGACACTTTTGCTCAGCTTCGTGCCGCGATGGTCGAGGCTGTTCCGGCGCTCGGTACGGACGGGCTGGTGAAGTTCGACTTCGCGCCGCCTGAGCTCGACAGCAAGGCGAGCGGGACCGTCGGCTATGCGGTCAAGGATTTCTACCTGACCAACGCGGTAACCCGTGCCAGCCCGACGATGCACATCTGCTCGCAGGAAATCCTGCACGGCCAGGTGGAAACGCTCGAGGCCGCCGAATGA
- a CDS encoding NADH-quinone oxidoreductase subunit C, which translates to MAVAAHVPTFADIPADAFSGLAGARPRDGLETAFDVDRGDLVAVLTALRDTHEYQQLMEIAGVDYPDRAERFEVVYCLLSLTKNHRVRVHVSTDETSPVPSVTGLWPVAGWLEREVFDMYGVPFSGNPDLRRILTDYGFEGHPQRKDFPLTGYVELRYSEADKRVVYEPVDLPQDFRSFDFLMPWQGPEYQLPGDEKAKPEETGAPSTAAAPTGDVKQNPKTSADVPKTTEKPSDTGGGAPANREAKKAARKSNAKKAENQVDKDDSQVAQPNPKSPNRRRPTGGA; encoded by the coding sequence ATGGCTGTCGCTGCCCACGTCCCGACGTTCGCCGACATCCCGGCCGACGCCTTCTCCGGCCTTGCCGGCGCGCGGCCGCGCGACGGGCTGGAAACCGCGTTCGACGTCGACCGCGGCGACCTTGTCGCGGTGCTGACCGCGCTTCGCGACACGCACGAATATCAACAGCTGATGGAAATCGCCGGGGTCGACTATCCCGACCGTGCCGAGCGGTTCGAGGTGGTCTACTGCCTGCTGTCGCTGACGAAAAACCACCGCGTCCGCGTCCATGTGTCGACCGACGAGACCAGCCCGGTGCCCAGCGTGACTGGCCTGTGGCCGGTGGCCGGCTGGCTCGAACGCGAAGTGTTCGACATGTACGGCGTCCCGTTTTCCGGCAATCCGGACCTGCGCCGCATCCTTACCGATTACGGTTTCGAAGGGCATCCGCAGCGCAAGGACTTTCCGCTCACCGGCTATGTCGAGCTGCGCTATTCGGAAGCCGACAAAAGGGTGGTCTACGAACCGGTCGACCTGCCGCAGGACTTCCGCTCGTTCGACTTCCTGATGCCGTGGCAGGGGCCGGAATATCAATTGCCGGGCGATGAAAAGGCAAAGCCGGAAGAAACCGGCGCGCCGTCGACCGCAGCCGCTCCGACCGGTGATGTGAAGCAGAACCCCAAGACCAGCGCAGACGTGCCCAAGACGACCGAAAAGCCGAGCGATACCGGCGGCGGCGCCCCGGCCAACCGCGAAGCCAAGAAGGCCGCGCGCAAGTCGAACGCGAAGAAGGCCGAAAACCAGGTCGACAAGGACGACAGCCAGGTCGCCCAGCCCAATCCCAAAAGCCCTAACCGGCGCCGGCCGACGGGGGGCGCATGA
- a CDS encoding NuoB/complex I 20 kDa subunit family protein, which yields MGVMLDPRHDPMPTEEEIARAAGLLPGDTDRALFEAMREQLDKKGFITASAEDLVTWARTGSLWWMTFGLACCAVEMIHVNMPRYDLERFGVAPRASPRQSDVMIVAGTLCNKMAPALRRVYDQMAEPRYVISMGSCANGGGYYHYSYSVVRGCDRIVPVDIYVPGCPPTAEALLYGILALQRKIRREGTIER from the coding sequence GTGGGAGTAATGCTCGATCCGCGGCACGACCCGATGCCGACCGAGGAAGAGATTGCGCGCGCCGCCGGCCTGCTTCCCGGCGATACCGACCGCGCCCTGTTCGAAGCGATGCGCGAACAGCTCGACAAGAAGGGGTTCATCACCGCCAGCGCGGAAGATCTCGTCACCTGGGCTCGCACCGGTTCCCTGTGGTGGATGACCTTCGGCCTTGCCTGCTGCGCGGTCGAGATGATCCACGTCAACATGCCGCGCTACGACCTTGAACGGTTCGGTGTCGCGCCGCGCGCGTCCCCGCGCCAGTCCGACGTGATGATCGTCGCCGGCACCCTGTGCAACAAGATGGCTCCGGCGCTGCGGCGGGTTTACGACCAGATGGCCGAACCGCGCTATGTCATCTCGATGGGCAGCTGCGCCAACGGCGGCGGCTATTATCATTACAGCTATTCGGTAGTCCGGGGCTGCGATCGCATCGTGCCGGTGGACATTTACGTGCCGGGTTGCCCGCCGACCGCGGAAGCCTTGCTATACGGCATTCTCGCCCTGCAGCGGAAAATCCGCCGCGAAGGCACGATCGAACGCTGA
- the nuoI gene encoding NADH-quinone oxidoreductase subunit NuoI: MIAHWIKSFTLWEFVKAHWLTLQYFFKPKATINYPYEKSPQGPRFRGEHALRRYPNGEERCIACKLCEAICPALAITIEAEPREDGSRRTTRYDIDMVKCIYCGLCAEACPVDAIVEGPNSEFATETREELLYNKAKLLANGDRWEQAIAANLAADAPYR, encoded by the coding sequence ATGATCGCGCACTGGATCAAGTCGTTCACCTTGTGGGAGTTCGTGAAGGCCCACTGGCTGACGCTGCAATATTTCTTCAAGCCGAAGGCGACGATCAACTACCCGTATGAAAAGTCGCCGCAGGGCCCGCGCTTTCGCGGCGAACATGCGCTGCGCCGTTATCCCAACGGCGAAGAACGCTGCATCGCCTGCAAGCTGTGCGAAGCGATCTGCCCGGCGCTGGCGATCACAATCGAGGCCGAACCGCGCGAGGACGGCAGCCGCCGGACCACCCGCTACGACATTGACATGGTCAAATGCATTTACTGCGGGCTGTGTGCGGAGGCCTGTCCGGTCGACGCCATCGTCGAGGGGCCGAACAGCGAATTCGCGACCGAAACGCGTGAGGAGCTGCTCTACAACAAGGCCAAATTGCTGGCCAACGGCGACAGGTGGGAACAGGCGATTGCCGCCAACCTTGCCGCCGATGCCCCCTACCGATAA
- the nuoF gene encoding NADH-quinone oxidoreductase subunit NuoF: protein MAYTGPLGDKDRIFTNVYGFQSAMLKAARQRGDWDDTAKLMQAGQDAIIDAVKASGLRGRGGAGFPTGMKWGFMPKEPTPGKPNFLVINADESEPGSCKDREIIRHDPHKLIEGALIAGFAMRARAGYIYIRGEFIREAQVLEAAVAEAYDAGLLGKNAAGSGYDFDLFVHRGAGAYICGEETAMLNSLEGKKGLPRLKPPFPAGAGLYGCPTTVNNVESIAVVPTILRRGAAWFAGLGREKNEGTKLFQLSGHINTPCVVEETMGISFRELIDRHGGGVRGGWDNLLAVIPGGSSVPLVPAAQIIDAPMDFDGLKELGSGLGTAAVIVMDKSTDIVRAISRISYFYKHESCGQCTPCREGTGWMWRVMERLREGEATVETIDKLLDVTKEVEGHTICALGDAAAWPIQGLIRHFRPELERRIAERRARELLEAAE from the coding sequence ATGGCCTACACCGGACCGCTCGGCGACAAGGATCGCATCTTCACCAACGTCTACGGTTTCCAGTCGGCGATGCTCAAGGCCGCGCGCCAGCGGGGCGACTGGGACGATACGGCCAAGCTGATGCAAGCCGGGCAGGACGCGATCATCGACGCGGTCAAGGCGTCGGGCCTGCGCGGCCGCGGCGGCGCGGGCTTTCCGACCGGCATGAAGTGGGGCTTCATGCCCAAGGAGCCGACGCCCGGGAAACCCAATTTCCTGGTCATCAACGCGGACGAATCCGAACCGGGATCGTGCAAGGACCGCGAAATCATCCGCCACGATCCGCACAAGCTGATCGAAGGCGCGCTGATTGCCGGCTTCGCCATGCGCGCGCGGGCCGGCTACATCTACATCCGCGGCGAATTCATCCGCGAAGCGCAGGTGCTCGAGGCCGCGGTCGCGGAAGCGTACGACGCCGGTCTGCTGGGCAAGAATGCGGCCGGATCGGGCTATGACTTCGACCTGTTCGTCCACCGCGGCGCCGGCGCCTACATCTGCGGCGAAGAAACCGCGATGCTCAACAGCCTTGAAGGCAAGAAGGGCCTCCCGCGGTTGAAGCCGCCGTTCCCGGCGGGCGCGGGCCTCTACGGCTGTCCGACCACGGTCAACAACGTCGAAAGCATCGCCGTCGTCCCGACCATCCTGCGCCGCGGCGCGGCCTGGTTCGCCGGGCTCGGCCGCGAGAAGAACGAGGGCACCAAGCTGTTCCAGCTGTCGGGCCACATCAACACGCCCTGCGTGGTCGAGGAAACCATGGGCATCAGCTTCCGCGAGCTGATCGATCGCCATGGCGGCGGCGTCCGCGGCGGGTGGGACAATCTGCTCGCCGTCATTCCGGGCGGATCGTCGGTGCCGCTGGTGCCGGCCGCACAGATCATCGATGCGCCGATGGACTTCGACGGACTGAAGGAACTGGGTTCGGGCCTTGGCACCGCGGCGGTCATCGTCATGGACAAGTCGACCGACATCGTCCGCGCGATCAGCCGCATCAGCTATTTCTACAAGCATGAAAGCTGCGGCCAGTGCACGCCGTGCCGCGAAGGCACCGGCTGGATGTGGCGGGTGATGGAACGGCTGCGTGAAGGCGAAGCGACGGTCGAAACGATCGACAAGCTGCTCGACGTCACCAAGGAAGTCGAAGGCCACACCATCTGCGCCCTTGGCGACGCCGCCGCCTGGCCGATCCAAGGCCTGATCCGCCATTTCCGTCCGGAGCTTGAGCGCCGCATTGCCGAACGGCGCGCCCGCGAGCTGCTGGAGGCGGCGGAATGA
- a CDS encoding NADH-quinone oxidoreductase subunit D, producing the protein MPGTDIAAAGNPGDETINNYTINFGPQHPAAHGVLRLIMELDGEVVERVDPHVGLLHRGTEKLIEYKTYAQALPYFDRLDYCSPMCMEHSFVLAAEKLMGLEIPLRAQYIRTMMAELTRIKNHMLNLGAHIMDVGAMTPNLWLFELREDLMQFYERASGARMHANYFRVGGVRADLPEKLYADIGDWLDNRFKLFEDAISLVADNRIFKQRNVDIGTVSKADAIAWGFSGPMIRASGVPWDIRRSQPYEVYDRMDFDIPVGTQGDCYDRFMVRVEEVRQSVRIIRQCLKDIPPGPVGTENQKVFPPRRAEMKTSMEALIHHFKLYTEGYHVPAGEVYVATESPKGEFGVYLVADGTNRPYRCKIRPTAFSHLQAMDFMMKGHMLADVTAVLSAIDVVFGECDR; encoded by the coding sequence ATGCCCGGCACCGACATCGCCGCCGCCGGCAATCCTGGCGACGAGACGATCAACAATTACACCATCAACTTCGGGCCCCAGCATCCGGCCGCGCACGGCGTCCTGCGGCTGATCATGGAGCTTGACGGCGAGGTCGTCGAACGTGTCGATCCGCACGTCGGCCTGCTCCATCGCGGCACCGAAAAGCTGATCGAATACAAGACCTACGCGCAGGCGCTGCCCTACTTCGACCGGCTCGATTACTGCTCACCGATGTGCATGGAGCACAGCTTCGTGCTCGCGGCGGAAAAGCTGATGGGCCTCGAGATCCCGCTGCGTGCCCAATACATCCGCACGATGATGGCGGAACTGACCCGCATCAAGAACCACATGCTCAACCTTGGCGCGCACATCATGGACGTCGGGGCGATGACCCCGAACCTGTGGCTGTTCGAACTGCGCGAAGACCTGATGCAATTTTACGAGCGCGCGTCCGGGGCCCGGATGCACGCCAATTATTTCCGTGTCGGCGGTGTCCGCGCCGACCTTCCGGAAAAGCTTTACGCCGACATCGGCGACTGGCTCGATAACCGCTTCAAGCTGTTCGAGGACGCGATCAGCCTGGTTGCCGACAACCGGATCTTCAAGCAGCGCAACGTGGACATCGGCACAGTCAGCAAGGCCGACGCGATCGCCTGGGGCTTTTCGGGCCCGATGATCCGCGCGTCGGGCGTGCCGTGGGACATCCGCCGCTCGCAGCCGTACGAAGTCTATGACCGAATGGATTTCGATATCCCGGTCGGCACGCAAGGCGATTGCTACGACCGTTTCATGGTCCGGGTCGAAGAGGTGCGCCAGTCCGTGCGCATCATCCGCCAGTGCCTGAAGGATATACCGCCCGGCCCGGTCGGCACCGAGAACCAGAAGGTCTTCCCGCCGCGCCGCGCCGAGATGAAGACTTCGATGGAAGCGCTGATCCATCACTTCAAGCTCTATACCGAGGGCTATCACGTTCCCGCGGGCGAGGTTTATGTCGCGACCGAAAGCCCGAAGGGCGAATTCGGCGTCTACCTCGTCGCCGACGGCACCAACCGGCCCTACCGGTGCAAGATCCGCCCGACGGCTTTCTCGCACCTGCAGGCGATGGACTTCATGATGAAGGGCCACATGCTGGCTGACGTCACCGCCGTATTGTCGGCCATCGACGTCGTATTTGGGGAGTGTGACAGATGA
- a CDS encoding NADH-quinone oxidoreductase subunit J codes for MIALIAFYLFATGTLVPAVFVIFARNPVHSVLWLILAFFNAAGLMLLVGAEFIALLLVIVYVGAVAVLFLFVVMMLNIDFAKLRSGFSRNLPFGIILALVLLVEMLVAASAWKAMPGISAGAPVESEVPNITALGELLYSRYLFPFEIAGLILLVAMIGAIVLTHRSRGDARGQNVGRQVRRDPAEAVKLTKPGVGKGMEL; via the coding sequence TTGATCGCACTCATCGCCTTTTACCTGTTCGCCACCGGGACGCTGGTGCCGGCCGTGTTCGTGATATTCGCGCGCAACCCGGTCCACAGCGTGCTGTGGCTGATCCTCGCCTTCTTCAACGCTGCCGGGCTGATGTTGCTCGTCGGGGCGGAATTCATCGCCCTGCTGCTGGTGATCGTTTACGTCGGCGCGGTCGCGGTGCTGTTCCTGTTCGTGGTGATGATGCTCAACATCGACTTCGCCAAGTTGCGGTCGGGATTCAGCCGCAACCTGCCGTTCGGGATCATCCTTGCCCTCGTCCTGCTGGTCGAAATGCTGGTCGCGGCCAGCGCGTGGAAGGCGATGCCGGGGATCAGCGCCGGCGCGCCGGTCGAATCCGAAGTGCCAAACATCACCGCTTTGGGTGAACTGCTCTACAGCCGCTACCTGTTCCCCTTTGAAATCGCGGGCCTGATCCTCCTGGTCGCGATGATCGGCGCTATCGTGCTGACTCACCGCAGCCGCGGTGACGCGCGCGGCCAGAACGTCGGCAGGCAGGTTCGCCGCGACCCGGCCGAGGCGGTCAAGCTGACCAAGCCCGGCGTCGGCAAGGGGATGGAGCTGTGA
- the nuoH gene encoding NADH-quinone oxidoreductase subunit NuoH, translating into MSAIRDFWWTFFHSPTAAFQSQGMEYGWAWFLSMIIGILVIALPLMLAVAMIIYADRKIWAAMALRRGPNVVGPWGLLQSFADGLKVFLKETIVPSAANKGLFMLAPIVAFTVALIVWAVIPFDVGVVLADINVGLLYVLAASSLGVYGVIVAGWASNSKYPFFSALRAAAQMVSYEVSIGFVLISVVLYANSFNLTDIVMAQKGNVLGILNGFGFNPLLFPMAVVFLISSMAETFRTPFDLVEAESELVAGFQTEYSSMSFALFWLGEYGNVILMCALNAILFWGGFLPPIDWAPLYVVPGILWLFAKICFFFFVFSWVKATVPRYRYDQLMRLGWKIFLPLSILFVVIISGWLMLTRYGAAA; encoded by the coding sequence ATGAGCGCGATCCGCGACTTCTGGTGGACCTTCTTCCATTCGCCCACCGCGGCTTTCCAGTCGCAGGGCATGGAATATGGCTGGGCCTGGTTTCTGTCGATGATCATCGGCATCCTCGTCATCGCTTTGCCGCTGATGCTCGCGGTGGCGATGATCATCTATGCCGATCGCAAGATCTGGGCGGCGATGGCGCTTCGCCGGGGCCCCAACGTAGTCGGTCCGTGGGGCCTGCTGCAAAGCTTCGCCGACGGCCTCAAGGTGTTCCTCAAGGAAACCATCGTTCCGTCGGCGGCGAACAAGGGGCTGTTCATGCTCGCCCCGATCGTCGCCTTCACCGTCGCGCTGATCGTCTGGGCGGTGATCCCGTTCGACGTCGGCGTGGTGCTGGCCGACATCAATGTCGGGCTGCTCTACGTGCTCGCGGCAAGCTCGCTCGGCGTCTATGGCGTGATCGTCGCGGGCTGGGCATCCAACTCCAAATATCCGTTCTTCTCCGCCCTTCGCGCGGCGGCGCAGATGGTCAGCTATGAAGTGTCGATCGGCTTCGTCCTGATCAGCGTCGTGCTCTACGCCAACAGCTTCAACCTGACCGACATCGTCATGGCCCAGAAGGGCAATGTGCTCGGCATCCTCAACGGCTTCGGGTTCAACCCTCTGCTGTTTCCGATGGCGGTCGTGTTCCTGATCAGCTCGATGGCCGAAACCTTCCGCACCCCGTTCGACCTGGTCGAGGCGGAAAGTGAGCTCGTCGCCGGTTTCCAGACCGAATATTCGTCGATGAGCTTCGCGCTCTTCTGGCTTGGCGAATATGGCAACGTGATCCTGATGTGCGCCCTGAACGCCATCCTGTTCTGGGGTGGGTTCCTGCCGCCGATCGACTGGGCGCCGCTTTACGTGGTGCCCGGCATCCTGTGGTTGTTCGCCAAGATCTGTTTCTTCTTCTTCGTCTTCAGCTGGGTGAAGGCGACCGTGCCGCGCTATCGCTACGACCAGCTGATGCGGCTCGGCTGGAAAATCTTCCTGCCGCTGTCGATCCTGTTCGTCGTCATCATTTCCGGCTGGCTGATGCTGACCCGCTATGGAGCCGCCGCATGA